GTGATCCGGCGCCGGATGCGCCGAATGGAGGGTGGCGCGCACGCCACCCTCGGAAGGGCATCAATCTTGCCGGTAGAAAGCAGCTTTTCTCAAAGTCTTGCAAGCTTGTGACATACCGCCCGCCCCCTGATTGCGCATACCCAATCTGGGGTAAACAGCCCGGTAAACTTAATTCACCGGCTGAAGGCAGACAGCCCGCAAAACCTGATTCACCGCGCCGAAAGCGGGATCAACCGATCCAGCACTTCCTGCCAGTCGGAAAGGACGAGAAGCCGGCCCGCGCCGGGCAGCGTCCCGGGCCGGACCGCCGGGAAGGGCGCGGCGAACCGGGCGACGGCCTGCGGCGGCGCGACGGGGTCCTCCTCGCCGTGCAGCAGCCGGACCGGCACCCGCGCCTGCCGCAGCAGCCCGGCCCACCCCTGCCCCGCATCGAGGCGGCTGCGCGTGAAGGCCTCGTGCGCCGAGCCGCCGGGGCCGATGCAGATGTCGGTTCCCGCGATCAGCGTGGCGCGCAGCTCCGCCCCGCGAAGTGCCGCGGCATCGGCCGGCGACGCGCCGAACATCAACCGAAGGGCGCTCTCCTTGCCCCGCAGCCGGGCCTGCACGGCGGCCGCCTGCACGAGGAAGCCCAGCGCCTCGGGCGAGGCGCGGCCGGTGGCGGCCAGAAGACGCGACCAGCGGTCGCGCGACGCGTCGCACTCCGCCCCGGTCGGCGGCAGGTCGAGCGCGCAGCCGAGGATGCCCGAGACAAGCCGCGGTCGCAGCCCCGACAGGGTCAGGGCGAACCGGAGGTCGGCGCCAAGCGCCAGCACGGCGCAGCGGCTGATACCCAGCTGGTCGACCAGCGCGACCAGATCCAGCGCGGTCCCCTGCGTCAGGTCCGAGGCCTCGGGCAGCGGGTGACTGCGGCCATAGCCGGCGCGGACCGGCACGACGACGCGCAGTCCGCGCAGGCGGGCGGCCCGCTCGGCCGCGGGCAGCCAGCGCGCCAGACCGTAGTCGCCGTGCAGGTGCAGGATCGGCGCACCGGCCGGGTCGCCGAACTCGGTCCATTCCATGCGCCGGCCGTCCGGCAGGACGAGGCTGCGCATCGGCAGCGGGTCGAGCGCGCCGCCTGCCGGCGATCCCGCGGTCGCGCGCGCGCCCTCGTGCAGCGCGATGTCCATCAGCCCCAGCACCAGCCGCAGAAGCTCGGGCTGGGAATGCGTCTCGGTCTTCGACTGGATCGAGCGCATCTGCGTGCGCACGGTGTCCACCGCCCGGCCCCGCAGTTCCGCGATGTCCCGGATCGGCAGGCCCAGCGTCAGGCCGCGGACGATCTCGACCTCGGCCGGCGTCAGGCCGAACGTCTCCTGCAGCAGCGCGCCGAAGTCCTCGGGCCAGACCGGATCGGTCGAGATCACCATGGCCTGCGGCCGCGCGTCGTGGCGGTCGATCGGGCAGACCCGCAGGATGACCGGCGCCCCGGTGATGCTGGAGCGGAGCCGCAGGTTCGTGGGCCGCTGCGCCCGCCGCGCCACCATCCGGATCGTCGAGGACAGCGTCACCACATCCGCCGCCTCGAAGGGCAGCGCCGCCAGCGGGGCGCCGGGCGCGATGCCGAAGGCCGATCCGGCCGCGCGGTTGCAGGCCGAGATCCGCATGATCCCGTCGCTGAGGAAGGCCGGCACGCGCAGCACGCCGCAGAGTTCGGGCGAGGTGGACGGTGGCGCGGCGGCCGCAGGCAGCCGGTCGAGGAACCGGCGGGCGCGCCTCAGATGGCGCTCGAAGTCCGGATGGCGCAGGGGCAGCGCGGCCGGAGGCAGCACGGCCAGCACCGCCTCCCATGCCGCCACGAAATCGCCGAGCCGCCCCGGGTCGAGCGCCACCGCATAGAGCAGGTGAACCAGCGACGTCAGGGCGTCGCTTGCCTCGTCCGCGAGGCTGTGGTCCTCCGCCTGCTCGAACATGCCCTGATCCGCCGGATTCGAATTCCGACCTTTCGTGACATGAATGCGTCACCGAGCCAACCGATTGCTAAGATGCGGGACGCTGCGCCGCAGTGGCCTTTTCCCGGCCGGGCCGAGGGGATACCTTCGCTTCCGAAGGAGAAGCCCATGCTCAAGATCTATGGCGTCTATCGCTCGCGGGCCTCGCGGCCGCTCTGGCTGCTGGCCGAACTCGGCCTGACGTTCGACCACGTCCCCGTCATCCAGGCCAGCCGTCTGGAACGCTCCGACGCCGCCGATGCGCCGCTGAACACCGCCTCTCCCGCCTATCTCGAGGTCAACCCGCTCGGCCAGATCCCCTGCATGGAGGACGACGGGCTGATCCTGACCGAGTCGCTGGCCATCACGCTTCACATCGCGCGCCAGCACGGCGGCGGGATCGGGCCGGCAAGCGAGGCCGAGGATGCGCAGATGGTGAACTGGGCGCTGTTCGCGGCCACCTCGATCGAGCCCCCCGCGCTGGAGATCCAGTTGATCCAGCGCGCCGGCGGCGAGGCTTCGGCAGAAGGGCAGGCGGCCATCTCGATCGCTGCGGAACGGCTCCGGCGCCCGTTCGACCGGCTGGAGCGTCACCTCGCGACGCAGGACTGGCTGGTGGGCAGCCGCTTCACGGTGGCCGATCTCAACACGGCCGAGGTCGTGCGCTATGCCCAGGGCCATGCGCCGCTCCTCGAGGCGCGGCCGGCGCTGGCGGACTGGCTTGGCCGCTGCCAGTCGCGCCCGGCCTTCCGCGAGATGATGCAGCACCGTCTGGCCGAGCCGGAATAATCCCATCGACCCCGACGCCCTCAAGATCTTGCGCATCCCCACCGGGGGATGATCTACTGCTGCGTCAAACGCCCAGACAAGAATCGAGCAGCCATGGCCAATGACCTCCTCTCCGGCCAGCCGGAAACCTATGACGCTTCCTCGATCGAGGTGCTCGAAGGGCTGGAGCCGGTCCGCAAGCGCCCCGGCATGTATATCGGCGGCACCGACGAGCGCGCGCTGCACCATCTCGTCGCCGAGGTGCTGGACAACTCGATGGACGAGGCGGTGGCGGGCCACGCCACCCGGATCGAGGTCGAGCTGCACCTCGACCATTCCGTGACGATCCGCGACAACG
This portion of the Rhodobacter sp. CZR27 genome encodes:
- a CDS encoding LuxR C-terminal-related transcriptional regulator translates to MFEQAEDHSLADEASDALTSLVHLLYAVALDPGRLGDFVAAWEAVLAVLPPAALPLRHPDFERHLRRARRFLDRLPAAAAPPSTSPELCGVLRVPAFLSDGIMRISACNRAAGSAFGIAPGAPLAALPFEAADVVTLSSTIRMVARRAQRPTNLRLRSSITGAPVILRVCPIDRHDARPQAMVISTDPVWPEDFGALLQETFGLTPAEVEIVRGLTLGLPIRDIAELRGRAVDTVRTQMRSIQSKTETHSQPELLRLVLGLMDIALHEGARATAGSPAGGALDPLPMRSLVLPDGRRMEWTEFGDPAGAPILHLHGDYGLARWLPAAERAARLRGLRVVVPVRAGYGRSHPLPEASDLTQGTALDLVALVDQLGISRCAVLALGADLRFALTLSGLRPRLVSGILGCALDLPPTGAECDASRDRWSRLLAATGRASPEALGFLVQAAAVQARLRGKESALRLMFGASPADAAALRGAELRATLIAGTDICIGPGGSAHEAFTRSRLDAGQGWAGLLRQARVPVRLLHGEEDPVAPPQAVARFAAPFPAVRPGTLPGAGRLLVLSDWQEVLDRLIPLSAR
- a CDS encoding glutathione S-transferase family protein, with the translated sequence MLKIYGVYRSRASRPLWLLAELGLTFDHVPVIQASRLERSDAADAPLNTASPAYLEVNPLGQIPCMEDDGLILTESLAITLHIARQHGGGIGPASEAEDAQMVNWALFAATSIEPPALEIQLIQRAGGEASAEGQAAISIAAERLRRPFDRLERHLATQDWLVGSRFTVADLNTAEVVRYAQGHAPLLEARPALADWLGRCQSRPAFREMMQHRLAEPE